Proteins encoded by one window of Cystobacter ferrugineus:
- a CDS encoding PPC domain-containing protein produces MTLPGTELKDAVPVTVSGAQNSLTQFFVNVPAGLQEISFALMGGSDVSGSAELLIKRGAVPTTSSYDCRSRESDEARCNVQSPASDTWGVVVRGMTDYANVKLVVYFNLPNPLPLNSVLWVRTSQPTMYFVDIPAGKGRLKFENSRGTVKVRLGARPTDTLFDCSGTCDILAPTGGRYYVLLSNQTSGTQLSAWVTGAARAGGALTNGQTVTGLSINRDDVVYYTLNVPTGQARLVMETSVGGLPHFVQRGNPFPGKPVSCLPSGLSGSGACTFSNPQAGTWYVAVHSPTSTISSMSLTVRAVASTWNGTVTPLSNYQQVTGLSGSPIEDRYYSIQVPEGMPKLSVKVTQQTGSAEVYVQHGTRPLPGQGTACHGGCTLQAPAAGTWYILIRGFTTFSGLSFSAGYPPVAALTPGQPVTYGSSLLHYYIDIPEGQLEANFTLATEQYNSASVKYGTWSTGGGDGCSMPCRLYRPQAGRYYVTVYYVSGIVFGTLEAWYAGGPVGTLEDGAPAAFTSGSGRELRYWRIDVPEGQAQLRVDLAFQRSTQVQLYVRRGDVPATFQSDCQGAAWAYNFDPPGRTCIINQPQAGPWYVLAYSDAELDAVLRATTSSGVPTLTPGFDEKPSVGSAGEEQLWKMEVPAGVSDLRVKLSGGTGNADLYMRYGERPDATLFDCASANPNNEENCELVNPRPGTWYVAVRGAAAWSGARMVATLASTPGEGIRALASGENAVGLKGAPGSIQYFKVEVPQGQARLVVGLSGGRGNADLSVRREARPTLSVADCRSQDPSNSEVCVFENPAPGTWLIRVDGTGSFAEAVLTARYNLANEAIVLTPGVPAANIYIGPNEVERFTFYIPTTITRMRIDVQAGVNSPGSVQMSGSALTCDRATPSYFTLCPYYFFGGGGVTRTVSIAPKVPSSASWGNTVTLVTGVDGWDDDVTHPSLLNGVALVDLSENVRLKIDVPEGARKLTVITQGPTGTSSDPGEVDLYILNLKPPTTTKYTCRSDYVGIKQSCTITNPSPGSWYIQTYLTSGTYDVKATYE; encoded by the coding sequence GTGACGCTGCCGGGAACCGAGCTGAAGGACGCTGTCCCCGTCACGGTCTCCGGCGCCCAGAACTCGCTGACGCAGTTCTTCGTCAATGTCCCGGCGGGCCTGCAGGAAATCTCCTTCGCATTGATGGGAGGCTCGGATGTCTCGGGGTCCGCGGAGTTGCTGATCAAGCGGGGCGCGGTTCCCACCACCTCGAGCTACGACTGCCGCTCGCGGGAGTCCGACGAGGCGCGATGCAACGTGCAGTCGCCCGCCAGTGACACCTGGGGCGTGGTGGTCCGTGGCATGACGGACTACGCCAACGTGAAGCTGGTCGTCTACTTCAACCTTCCCAACCCGCTTCCCCTCAACAGCGTGCTGTGGGTCCGCACCAGCCAGCCGACGATGTACTTCGTCGACATCCCGGCGGGGAAAGGCCGGCTGAAGTTCGAAAACTCGCGCGGCACGGTGAAGGTCCGGCTCGGCGCGCGGCCGACCGACACCCTGTTCGATTGCAGCGGGACGTGCGACATCCTCGCGCCCACCGGGGGCCGCTACTACGTCCTGCTTTCCAACCAGACGTCGGGGACGCAGCTCAGTGCCTGGGTGACGGGAGCCGCGAGAGCTGGCGGTGCGCTCACGAACGGGCAGACCGTGACGGGCCTCTCCATCAACAGGGATGACGTGGTGTACTACACGCTCAATGTCCCCACCGGCCAGGCGCGGCTGGTGATGGAGACCTCCGTGGGAGGCCTTCCGCACTTCGTCCAGCGCGGCAACCCTTTCCCCGGCAAGCCGGTGAGCTGTCTCCCCTCGGGGCTGAGCGGGTCCGGCGCCTGCACGTTCTCCAATCCCCAGGCGGGGACCTGGTACGTGGCGGTCCATTCGCCCACCAGCACCATCTCCAGCATGAGCCTGACGGTCCGCGCGGTGGCCTCCACGTGGAACGGCACGGTGACGCCCCTGTCGAACTACCAGCAGGTGACGGGGCTGTCCGGAAGCCCCATCGAGGATCGCTACTATTCGATCCAGGTTCCCGAGGGGATGCCGAAGCTGAGCGTCAAGGTGACGCAGCAGACGGGGAGCGCGGAGGTCTACGTCCAGCATGGAACCCGGCCCCTCCCGGGTCAGGGCACGGCCTGCCACGGCGGCTGCACCCTCCAGGCGCCAGCCGCGGGGACCTGGTACATCCTGATTCGTGGCTTCACGACCTTCTCGGGCCTGAGCTTCTCGGCGGGCTACCCCCCCGTGGCGGCACTGACCCCAGGCCAGCCGGTGACGTACGGCAGCAGTCTGCTGCACTACTACATCGATATTCCCGAGGGGCAGTTGGAGGCCAACTTCACGCTCGCGACGGAGCAATACAATTCCGCCTCGGTGAAGTACGGCACCTGGTCCACCGGGGGCGGCGACGGTTGCTCGATGCCCTGCAGGCTGTACCGGCCGCAGGCGGGCCGCTACTACGTCACCGTGTATTACGTGAGCGGTATCGTCTTCGGAACGCTGGAGGCCTGGTACGCGGGAGGCCCCGTCGGCACGCTGGAGGATGGTGCTCCCGCGGCCTTCACCTCCGGTTCTGGGAGGGAGCTTCGGTACTGGAGGATCGACGTTCCGGAGGGACAGGCGCAGCTACGCGTGGACCTGGCATTCCAGCGCTCGACGCAGGTCCAGCTCTACGTCCGGCGCGGTGATGTTCCCGCGACGTTCCAGTCCGACTGCCAGGGAGCCGCGTGGGCGTACAACTTCGATCCCCCGGGGCGCACCTGCATCATCAACCAGCCGCAGGCCGGCCCCTGGTACGTCCTCGCGTACAGCGACGCGGAGCTGGATGCCGTGCTCCGGGCGACAACGTCGTCTGGCGTTCCCACGCTGACGCCGGGCTTTGACGAGAAGCCCTCCGTGGGGAGCGCGGGTGAGGAGCAGTTGTGGAAGATGGAAGTCCCCGCGGGCGTCAGCGACCTCCGGGTGAAGCTCAGTGGTGGAACGGGTAACGCCGATCTGTACATGCGGTACGGGGAGCGGCCGGATGCCACGCTGTTCGACTGCGCGTCGGCCAATCCCAACAACGAGGAGAACTGCGAGCTGGTGAACCCGCGGCCGGGGACCTGGTACGTGGCCGTCCGCGGAGCCGCGGCCTGGTCGGGTGCGCGCATGGTGGCGACTCTCGCCAGCACGCCGGGAGAGGGCATCCGGGCGCTGGCCAGCGGAGAGAACGCGGTGGGACTCAAGGGCGCGCCGGGCTCCATCCAGTACTTCAAGGTGGAGGTGCCGCAGGGCCAGGCCCGGCTGGTGGTTGGTCTCTCGGGAGGCCGTGGCAACGCGGACCTCTCGGTCCGCCGGGAGGCGCGCCCGACGCTGTCGGTGGCGGATTGCCGGAGCCAGGACCCCAGCAACAGCGAGGTCTGCGTGTTCGAGAACCCGGCGCCGGGAACGTGGCTGATTCGTGTCGATGGGACGGGCAGCTTCGCGGAGGCCGTGCTGACGGCGCGGTACAATCTGGCCAACGAGGCCATCGTCCTGACGCCGGGGGTGCCGGCCGCCAACATCTACATCGGCCCCAACGAGGTCGAGCGCTTCACCTTCTACATTCCGACGACCATCACCCGGATGCGGATCGACGTGCAGGCGGGCGTGAACTCGCCGGGCTCCGTGCAGATGTCCGGGTCGGCGCTCACGTGCGACCGGGCGACCCCCAGCTACTTCACGCTGTGCCCCTACTACTTCTTTGGCGGTGGCGGAGTCACTCGGACCGTGAGCATCGCCCCGAAGGTGCCTTCGTCGGCGTCCTGGGGCAACACCGTCACCCTGGTCACCGGGGTCGACGGATGGGATGACGACGTCACCCATCCGTCCCTGCTGAACGGAGTGGCCCTGGTCGACCTGTCCGAGAATGTCAGGCTCAAGATTGACGTGCCGGAGGGAGCCAGGAAGCTGACCGTCATCACCCAGGGCCCGACGGGGACCTCGAGCGACCCGGGTGAGGTGGACCTGTACATCCTGAACCTCAAGCCTCCCACGACAACGAAGTACACCTGCCGGTCGGATTACGTGGGCATCAAGCAGAGCTGCACCATCACCAACCCGTCCCCGGGTAGCTGGTACATCCAGACCTACCTGACCTCCGGCACCTACGACGTGAAGGCCACGTACGAATAG
- a CDS encoding cupin domain-containing protein produces the protein MSQTERTPSTKFHSADFDKTPPRPRVVIPDKLFHPAVEDAGRNEGYSKERKHPVFFVDLPSHALSMTIGWLEPGQSSNRHRHTYETILYVLEGEGYSDIHGKRIPWKQGDALYIPVWAWHNHVNTHPTQRARYLACENAPMLQNMGGIALREEVPEKGQKLAGGDEEEA, from the coding sequence ATGAGCCAGACCGAGCGCACCCCCAGCACGAAGTTCCACTCCGCCGATTTCGACAAGACGCCACCGCGCCCGCGCGTGGTGATACCCGACAAGCTCTTCCACCCCGCCGTGGAGGATGCCGGTCGGAACGAGGGCTACTCGAAGGAGCGCAAGCACCCCGTCTTCTTCGTGGACCTGCCCTCGCACGCCCTCAGCATGACGATTGGCTGGCTGGAGCCGGGCCAGTCCTCCAACAGGCACCGCCACACCTACGAGACCATCCTCTACGTGCTCGAGGGCGAGGGGTACTCGGACATCCACGGCAAGCGCATCCCCTGGAAGCAGGGGGACGCCCTCTACATCCCCGTGTGGGCCTGGCACAACCACGTCAACACCCACCCCACCCAGCGCGCGCGCTACCTGGCCTGCGAGAACGCGCCCATGCTCCAGAACATGGGAGGCATCGCCCTGCGCGAGGAGGTTCCGGAGAAGGGCCAGAAGCTGGCCGGTGGGGACGAGGAGGAGGCCTGA
- a CDS encoding glycoside hydrolase family 88 protein encodes MTMTRVTHFGWLLVGGLCALTGSAHAFDEEKADHALRFAQEQVSRTASRPDIPPNLYPKTSTDEGNWTLVRDDDRVGWTQGFFPGLLWLMYEQTDDPSFKEKADAWTRGLEVQKTSTESHDVGFKFFPSYGQAYRLTEDPYYRDVLLTAASSLAKRFDSTVGIINCCDWNAPEWQVPLVTDTMMNLELLFWGAQNGGDPVWRDMALSHAMKTLTDMVRPDGGTFHVVDYDHAGNIRSRKTFQGYSDDSTWSRGQAWAIYGYTMAYRYTRDPRMLEAAQKVTNYYLDRLPPDFVPYWDFDAPPDQQVKDSSAAAVVASALQELSTFVTDPGVAQRYQNAALSMLDSLSSPDYLAEGTRSPGILLHGVAFFRTPIKPTGDAIDKSLIYGDYYFVEALLRFKQAQKPEAPPEEEERGCAAVPGGALAVAGLMLWLLRPRRRAPVGA; translated from the coding sequence ATGACCATGACGCGGGTAACACATTTCGGCTGGCTTCTGGTGGGGGGACTCTGTGCACTGACGGGCTCCGCCCACGCATTCGATGAGGAGAAGGCGGATCACGCGCTTCGGTTCGCCCAGGAGCAGGTGAGCCGGACGGCTTCTCGCCCGGACATTCCCCCCAACCTCTACCCCAAGACGAGCACGGACGAGGGAAACTGGACCCTGGTCCGCGATGACGACCGGGTTGGCTGGACCCAGGGATTCTTCCCCGGGTTGCTCTGGCTCATGTACGAGCAGACCGACGACCCTTCCTTCAAGGAGAAGGCCGACGCCTGGACGCGCGGTCTCGAGGTCCAGAAGACCAGTACCGAGTCGCACGATGTCGGCTTCAAGTTCTTTCCCAGCTATGGTCAGGCGTATCGGTTGACCGAAGACCCGTACTACCGGGACGTGCTGCTCACGGCCGCCAGCTCGCTCGCGAAGCGCTTCGACTCCACCGTGGGCATCATCAACTGCTGTGACTGGAACGCCCCCGAGTGGCAGGTCCCCCTCGTCACCGACACGATGATGAACCTGGAACTGCTCTTCTGGGGTGCCCAGAACGGCGGCGACCCGGTCTGGCGCGACATGGCGCTCAGCCACGCCATGAAGACCCTGACGGACATGGTCCGCCCGGATGGAGGCACCTTCCACGTGGTGGACTACGACCACGCGGGCAACATCCGCTCGCGCAAGACGTTCCAGGGCTATTCCGACGACTCCACCTGGTCGCGAGGTCAGGCCTGGGCCATCTATGGCTACACCATGGCCTACCGGTATACGCGTGATCCGCGCATGCTGGAGGCCGCCCAGAAGGTCACCAACTACTATCTGGACCGGCTGCCCCCGGACTTCGTCCCCTACTGGGACTTCGACGCGCCTCCGGATCAACAGGTGAAGGACTCGTCGGCCGCCGCCGTCGTCGCCTCGGCGCTCCAGGAGTTGAGCACCTTCGTCACGGACCCCGGCGTGGCCCAGCGCTATCAGAACGCGGCGCTTTCCATGCTCGACAGCCTCAGCTCTCCGGACTACCTGGCGGAAGGGACCCGCAGCCCCGGCATCCTCCTGCATGGCGTGGCGTTCTTCCGGACGCCCATCAAGCCGACGGGGGACGCCATCGACAAGAGCCTCATCTACGGGGACTACTACTTCGTGGAGGCCCTGCTCCGCTTCAAGCAGGCGCAGAAGCCGGAAGCGCCCCCGGAGGAAGAGGAACGTGGCTGCGCCGCGGTTCCTGGTGGCGCCCTGGCGGTGGCGGGGCTCATGCTCTGGCTGCTGCGGCCACGTCGCCGCGCACCCGTCGGCGCCTGA
- a CDS encoding DUF692 domain-containing protein has product MSRPIPTLRADALGLGLRLPHLEALEQAWPESVAYVEIISENYLGAAAPPRRHLAWVRERVPVVLHGVGLNLLGHEPLDEAYLDEVCRLADALDAPFVSDHLCWVRAGGLSHHDLLPTPFRADLIDFAAERAAWVQRRLGRPFGLENLSSYVSFPESDLTEWEFYASVVREAGCYFMLDLNNVYVSGRNHGFDPRGYLDAIDFGRVLQVHLAGHEPEPDGTLVDTHGQPVDGAVWELYAHAWRRGGPFPTLLEWDTNVPPLARAVEELERAAGVRA; this is encoded by the coding sequence ATGAGCCGTCCGATCCCCACGCTGAGGGCGGATGCCCTGGGGCTCGGGCTGCGCCTGCCCCACCTGGAAGCACTCGAGCAGGCGTGGCCGGAATCGGTGGCCTACGTGGAAATCATCAGCGAGAACTACCTGGGGGCGGCGGCGCCCCCCCGGCGGCACCTCGCGTGGGTGCGCGAGCGCGTGCCCGTGGTGCTCCATGGCGTGGGCCTGAACCTGCTGGGCCATGAGCCGCTGGACGAGGCCTACCTCGACGAGGTGTGCCGGTTGGCGGACGCGCTGGACGCTCCCTTCGTGAGCGACCACCTGTGCTGGGTGCGCGCCGGAGGACTGTCGCACCATGACCTGCTTCCAACGCCCTTCCGGGCGGATCTGATCGACTTCGCCGCCGAGCGGGCCGCGTGGGTGCAGCGCCGGCTGGGCAGGCCCTTCGGGCTGGAGAACCTCTCCTCGTACGTTTCCTTTCCCGAGTCGGACCTGACCGAGTGGGAGTTCTACGCCTCTGTCGTCCGGGAGGCGGGGTGCTACTTCATGCTCGACCTGAACAACGTCTACGTTTCGGGGAGGAATCACGGCTTCGACCCCCGCGGCTACCTGGACGCCATCGACTTCGGCCGGGTCCTCCAGGTGCACCTCGCGGGGCACGAGCCCGAGCCGGACGGAACGCTCGTGGACACCCACGGCCAGCCCGTGGACGGGGCGGTGTGGGAGCTCTACGCCCATGCGTGGCGCCGGGGAGGGCCCTTCCCGACGCTGCTGGAGTGGGACACGAACGTGCCGCCTCTGGCTCGCGCGGTAGAGGAGCTGGAGCGCGCCGCCGGGGTTCGCGCGTGA
- a CDS encoding NAD(P)-binding domain-containing protein, translated as MGSDRIGIIGSGNTARALAAYLSHQGHSVCVYTRHPEKLETIRRRGHIEATGLLEGMFPIEEVTSEPERLARQCGTLFVANVTTAYLDVAAALAPYLREHHALVLFSSKLCGSPGEGVKELERRDPGEGVKELERRDLARQVAGRRKAERVLRSPPAPSELPPLGMLRRRPGIARATPAAPAARCLSSSPSPLVHLRAGTQQQPPLEAPGGDEIETLLLEHPRRRPTR; from the coding sequence ATGGGCTCCGACCGCATCGGCATCATCGGTTCTGGCAACACCGCGAGGGCTCTCGCGGCCTACTTGTCGCACCAGGGACATTCCGTCTGCGTCTACACACGCCACCCGGAGAAGCTCGAAACCATCCGCCGCCGGGGCCACATCGAGGCCACGGGCCTGCTCGAGGGGATGTTTCCCATCGAGGAGGTGACGAGCGAGCCGGAGCGCCTGGCGCGCCAGTGCGGGACTCTCTTCGTGGCCAACGTCACCACCGCCTACCTGGACGTGGCGGCGGCCCTGGCGCCCTACCTGCGCGAGCACCATGCCCTCGTGCTCTTCTCCAGCAAGCTGTGCGGCAGCCCTGGCGAGGGTGTCAAAGAACTTGAGCGACGCGACCCTGGCGAGGGTGTCAAAGAACTTGAGCGACGCGACCTGGCACGGCAGGTGGCGGGAAGGAGAAAGGCGGAAAGGGTGCTGAGAAGTCCCCCCGCGCCCAGCGAACTGCCGCCTCTCGGAATGCTGCGACGAAGGCCCGGTATTGCTCGCGCAACTCCCGCAGCGCCTGCCGCACGCTGCCTCTCTTCCTCCCCCAGCCCTCTCGTTCATCTCCGCGCTGGGACGCAGCAACAGCCGCCCCTGGAAGCACCTGGAGGTGACGAAATAGAGACCCTCCTCCTGGAACATCCACGCCGTCGGCCCACGCGTTGA
- a CDS encoding PLP-dependent aminotransferase family protein codes for MLRTWKLTLEVDPSSSVPLFVQLARAVIRDIERGRLSPGDALPGTRALAVSLGIHRNTVDAAYRELIHQGWACAEPSRGTFISQALPVAAPKGFGGSPRQRMPARPGFSLPQEELSVESRAHASRGALVFNDGAPDVRLAPATALARAFRRVLMGRARTALSVGDARGDPGLREALAGMLSRTRGLAAGADDVLVTRGSQMALFLVARALLRPGDVVAVEALGYRPAWDALRLAGARLVGLPVDAQGMRVDALQALMAKQPVRAVYVTPHHQYPTTVPLTAARRLELLRLATEARMAVVEDDYDHEFHYEGRPVLPLASTDRAGCVVYVGSLSKLIAPGLRLGYVVAPAPLVRALSALRAVVDRQGDAPLERALVELLEEGELQRHARRARREYHARRDALAEALRAELGGAVDFEVPAGGLAIWARVDEALDAGAWAERAASHGVHVTPGHAFALEGRGPAAFRLGFASLTRQELREGVRRMALARPRRG; via the coding sequence GTGCTGCGTACCTGGAAGCTCACCCTGGAAGTCGATCCGTCCTCGTCCGTGCCGCTCTTCGTGCAGCTCGCACGCGCGGTCATCCGCGACATCGAACGGGGACGGTTGTCCCCAGGAGATGCACTCCCCGGGACGCGGGCACTGGCCGTCTCGTTGGGGATTCACCGCAACACGGTGGACGCCGCCTATCGCGAGCTCATCCACCAGGGCTGGGCGTGCGCCGAACCTTCCCGCGGCACCTTCATCTCCCAGGCGCTTCCCGTGGCGGCGCCGAAGGGGTTTGGTGGCTCACCGCGGCAGCGGATGCCCGCGCGGCCGGGCTTCTCCCTTCCGCAAGAGGAGCTGTCCGTCGAGTCGAGGGCTCACGCGTCCAGAGGGGCATTGGTGTTCAACGATGGCGCCCCCGACGTGCGTCTGGCGCCAGCGACGGCCCTCGCGCGTGCCTTCCGGCGGGTCCTCATGGGCCGCGCGCGAACGGCACTGAGCGTGGGAGATGCACGTGGAGATCCCGGACTGCGCGAGGCACTCGCTGGGATGCTCAGCCGCACACGGGGCCTCGCCGCGGGAGCGGACGACGTGCTCGTCACGCGGGGAAGCCAGATGGCCCTCTTCCTCGTGGCACGAGCCCTGCTCCGCCCGGGAGATGTCGTGGCCGTTGAGGCGCTCGGGTATCGGCCCGCGTGGGACGCGCTGCGGCTGGCGGGCGCCCGGCTCGTGGGTCTTCCGGTGGATGCTCAGGGCATGCGGGTGGATGCGCTCCAAGCACTGATGGCGAAACAACCGGTGCGCGCCGTCTATGTAACGCCCCATCACCAATACCCCACCACGGTTCCCCTCACCGCTGCCCGGAGGCTGGAGCTGCTGCGCCTGGCCACCGAGGCCCGCATGGCGGTGGTGGAGGACGACTATGACCATGAGTTCCATTACGAGGGCAGGCCCGTCCTGCCCCTGGCGAGCACGGACCGCGCGGGGTGTGTCGTCTACGTGGGCTCGCTCTCCAAGCTGATCGCTCCGGGGTTGAGGCTCGGTTATGTGGTGGCTCCCGCGCCGCTGGTGCGTGCCCTGTCGGCCCTGCGGGCGGTGGTGGACCGCCAGGGGGATGCGCCGCTGGAGAGGGCCCTGGTGGAGTTGCTGGAGGAGGGGGAGTTGCAGCGGCATGCCCGCCGGGCCCGCCGGGAGTACCACGCCCGGCGGGATGCGCTGGCGGAAGCGCTGCGCGCGGAGCTGGGAGGCGCCGTGGACTTCGAGGTGCCAGCGGGAGGGCTCGCGATCTGGGCACGGGTGGACGAGGCGCTCGACGCGGGCGCCTGGGCGGAGCGCGCGGCCTCGCACGGCGTACACGTCACCCCGGGTCATGCCTTCGCGCTCGAGGGGCGGGGCCCGGCGGCCTTCCGGTTGGGCTTCGCCTCGCTGACGCGCCAGGAGCTACGTGAAGGCGTGCGGCGCATGGCCCTCGCTCGTCCGCGGCGCGGCTGA
- a CDS encoding DNA-binding domain-containing protein, with protein sequence MSPSRAPPDWLAGFQERFGATLRTPLDASSGTLRPVEQGTGRGLYNRQYWFRLFEVLQGEYPLTARLLGLFPFNLLVQRFAREHPPREWDLRLAGRGFGIWLRTQVSSLPAGLPAAALAEAADIDTAWSEVWMAPEVPAWAPSQEELATLEERFLRASPACRLLEESWPLVSLRRALGPDADARRQPLPPPLPTRQHWMLLRHGEALVQVPLSPVRARLLWALRTKTFGAALAEVEASLPLSEHEALVAHIGTWLAEGLRWGFWVGTADR encoded by the coding sequence GTGAGCCCCTCTCGTGCGCCCCCCGACTGGCTTGCCGGTTTCCAGGAGCGGTTCGGTGCCACACTGCGGACGCCACTCGATGCCTCGTCGGGCACGCTGCGCCCGGTGGAGCAGGGCACGGGGCGGGGGCTCTACAACCGGCAATACTGGTTCCGGCTCTTCGAGGTGCTCCAGGGCGAGTACCCGCTCACGGCCCGACTCCTCGGGCTGTTCCCATTCAACCTGCTCGTCCAGCGCTTCGCGCGCGAGCATCCCCCCCGGGAGTGGGACCTGCGGCTGGCGGGCCGGGGCTTTGGAATCTGGCTCCGGACGCAGGTGTCCTCGCTGCCCGCGGGGCTGCCCGCCGCGGCCCTCGCCGAGGCGGCGGACATCGACACGGCCTGGAGCGAGGTGTGGATGGCGCCGGAGGTGCCCGCCTGGGCTCCCTCTCAAGAAGAGCTCGCGACGCTCGAGGAGCGGTTCCTGCGAGCCTCCCCCGCGTGCCGCCTGCTGGAGGAGAGTTGGCCCCTGGTGTCGCTCCGGCGGGCGCTGGGGCCGGACGCGGACGCGCGGCGCCAGCCCCTGCCGCCCCCCCTCCCCACGCGCCAGCACTGGATGTTGCTGCGCCACGGGGAGGCCCTGGTCCAGGTGCCGTTGTCCCCGGTGAGGGCGCGCCTGCTGTGGGCCCTGCGCACGAAGACGTTCGGCGCCGCGCTCGCGGAGGTAGAGGCGTCCCTGCCGCTCTCGGAACACGAGGCGCTCGTGGCGCACATCGGCACATGGCTCGCCGAGGGCCTGCGGTGGGGCTTCTGGGTGGGGACGGCCGACCGGTAG
- a CDS encoding c-type cytochrome — protein MTPNDTSSAPNASPGRPSRKLLLAAVAGLMGLGSAGCGQPDEPPPSQGVPDPEPQGPHVVSRSTVEGGLTFERFSADCEQRGGFVQTHAVCSGNNSCKGVSYNRFDYSLIEHTCKAINSCGGMSCVELPADSGKTGEEVYKNSCGPVCHSHTNTTAFVYYVAPGTNPDTARQQFLNRSRLYQQSIVAFGLHGMSADGVLSANMPAFHEKYSRKEIERVVDYVRQLELEVEAYEVMGPAAPVP, from the coding sequence ATGACGCCGAATGACACCTCCTCCGCCCCCAACGCCAGCCCTGGACGGCCATCCCGGAAGCTCCTGCTGGCCGCCGTGGCCGGCCTCATGGGGCTCGGCTCCGCTGGCTGCGGCCAGCCCGACGAGCCGCCTCCCTCCCAGGGCGTACCCGATCCGGAGCCGCAGGGGCCCCACGTCGTGAGCCGGAGTACCGTCGAGGGAGGGCTGACCTTCGAGCGCTTCTCCGCTGACTGCGAGCAGCGGGGCGGCTTCGTGCAGACGCATGCCGTGTGTTCTGGCAACAACTCCTGCAAAGGCGTCTCCTACAACCGCTTCGACTACTCGCTCATTGAGCACACCTGTAAGGCAATCAACTCCTGCGGTGGCATGAGCTGCGTCGAGCTCCCCGCGGACTCGGGCAAGACGGGCGAGGAGGTCTACAAGAACTCGTGCGGCCCTGTGTGCCACAGTCATACCAACACCACGGCATTCGTGTACTACGTGGCACCGGGCACCAATCCAGACACCGCCCGACAGCAATTCCTCAACCGTTCCCGGCTCTACCAGCAGTCCATCGTGGCCTTTGGACTCCACGGGATGAGCGCCGACGGGGTCCTGTCCGCCAACATGCCCGCGTTCCACGAGAAGTACTCGCGCAAGGAAATCGAGCGCGTCGTCGACTACGTGCGCCAGTTGGAGCTCGAGGTCGAGGCCTATGAGGTCATGGGGCCCGCCGCCCCGGTCCCATGA
- a CDS encoding dihydrodipicolinate synthase family protein gives MNRHVPLRGIIGYTLTPFRTDGKVDLDKLQTLTERMVASGVHAIAPLGSTGCLPYLDDEEREAIAEATVKAVRGRVPVMVGVSSLTTERTLHHARFAERVGANAVMIIPMSYWKLTEEEIFRHFDTVARATSLPIMAYNNPATGGLDMTPEFLARLLEIPNVTMVKESTGDIGRMHRLRQVAGEEVAFFNGSNPLALAAFSAGARGWCTAAAHLIPELTLELYREVVEKANLVGAREVFQKQLPLLQFIVKGGLPRTVSAGLELLGTEVGPLRAPLLPLPKAEVEALRRILASVRPTPA, from the coding sequence ATGAACCGCCACGTTCCGCTGCGCGGCATCATCGGCTACACCCTCACGCCCTTCCGCACCGATGGGAAGGTGGACCTCGACAAGCTCCAGACGCTCACCGAGCGCATGGTGGCCTCGGGCGTCCATGCCATCGCTCCGCTCGGGAGCACGGGCTGCCTGCCCTACCTGGACGATGAGGAGCGCGAGGCCATCGCCGAGGCGACCGTGAAGGCCGTGAGGGGCCGCGTCCCGGTGATGGTCGGCGTCTCGAGCCTCACCACCGAGCGCACCCTCCACCACGCCCGCTTCGCCGAGCGCGTGGGCGCGAATGCCGTGATGATCATCCCGATGAGCTACTGGAAGCTCACCGAGGAGGAAATCTTCCGGCACTTCGACACGGTGGCCCGAGCCACCTCGCTCCCCATCATGGCCTACAACAACCCGGCTACCGGGGGGCTGGACATGACGCCGGAGTTCCTCGCGCGGCTGCTGGAGATTCCGAACGTCACCATGGTGAAGGAGAGCACGGGAGACATCGGAAGGATGCACCGCCTGCGGCAGGTGGCGGGTGAGGAGGTGGCCTTCTTCAACGGCTCCAACCCGCTCGCCCTCGCGGCCTTCTCGGCGGGAGCCCGGGGCTGGTGCACCGCCGCGGCGCACCTCATCCCCGAGCTCACCCTGGAGCTGTACCGGGAGGTGGTGGAGAAGGCCAACCTCGTGGGCGCGCGCGAGGTGTTCCAGAAGCAGCTCCCCCTTCTCCAGTTCATCGTGAAGGGAGGGCTGCCTCGCACGGTGTCCGCGGGCCTGGAGCTGCTCGGGACGGAAGTGGGGCCGCTGCGCGCTCCGCTCCTTCCGCTCCCCAAGGCCGAGGTGGAGGCGTTGCGGCGCATCCTCGCGTCCGTCCGGCCAACCCCCGCCTGA